A stretch of Geotrypetes seraphini chromosome 2, aGeoSer1.1, whole genome shotgun sequence DNA encodes these proteins:
- the HUS1 gene encoding checkpoint protein HUS1 isoform X2 — MWCELQQGNFFDEFQMEGVSAEHNDIYLEFMPENLSRALKTAQNAKVVKIKLTKKHCPCLTVAVELPSLSSSSRIVTHDIPVGVIPRKLWSDFREPSVPDFDVSIYLPALKTMKSVVERMKNLSNYVIIETNRNGEMNLKIETDLVSVTTHFKELGNPPWVFEDASQGSSQDRDPETMAEARVDIRKLQQFLAGQQVSPTKAICNIISKRIVHFLLLHEDVSLQYFIPALA, encoded by the exons ATGTGGTGCGAGCTACAGCAG GGGAATTTCTTCGATGAATTTCAAATGGAAGGCGTGTCCGCCGAGCACAATGACATTTATCTAGAGTTTATGCCAGAAAACCTCTCTAGAGCCTTGAAGACTGCACAGAATGCCAAGGTGGTAAAAATCAAATTGACAAAGAAACACTGCCCCTGTCTGACTGTGGCTGTGGAGCTG CCATCTCTCTCTTCGAGCTCCCGCATTGTTACACATGACATTCCAGTAGGTGTTATTCCTAGGAAGCTTTGGAGTGACTTCAGAGAGCCCAGCGTGCCTGACTTCGAT GTCAGTATTTATTTACCAGCATTGAAGACCATGAAAAGTGTTGTGGAGAGGATGAAGAACCTTAGCAATTATGTA ATAATTGAAACTAATCGTAACGGAGAAATGAATTTGAAAATAGAGACAGATTTGGTGTCTGTTACCACCCATTTTAAAGAGCTGGGAAATCCACCATGGG TTTTCGAGGATGCCTCCCAAGGTTCCTCTCAGGACAGAGACCCAGAAACCATGGCAGAAGCTCGTGTGGACATCAGAAAACTTCAACAGTTTCTTGCAGGGCAGCAAGTCAGTCCTACAAAAGCAATATGCA atATCATCAGTAAAAGGATTGTCCATTTTCTTTTGCTGCATGAAGATGTCTCCTTGCAGTACTTCATTCCTGCTCTGGCCTGA
- the HUS1 gene encoding checkpoint protein HUS1 isoform X1, giving the protein MKFRSKIVDVSCLSHFSRIVTTISKLTKTCTLRFTDDKLYFILSDKVANGGVSMWCELQQGNFFDEFQMEGVSAEHNDIYLEFMPENLSRALKTAQNAKVVKIKLTKKHCPCLTVAVELPSLSSSSRIVTHDIPVGVIPRKLWSDFREPSVPDFDVSIYLPALKTMKSVVERMKNLSNYVIIETNRNGEMNLKIETDLVSVTTHFKELGNPPWVFEDASQGSSQDRDPETMAEARVDIRKLQQFLAGQQVSPTKAICNIISKRIVHFLLLHEDVSLQYFIPALA; this is encoded by the exons GCATTGTGACCACTATTAGCAAATTAACAAAGACATGCACGCTGCGATTCACTGATGACAAGCTATACTTCATTCTGAGTGATAAAGTGGCCAATGGAGGGGTGAGCATGTGGTGCGAGCTACAGCAG GGGAATTTCTTCGATGAATTTCAAATGGAAGGCGTGTCCGCCGAGCACAATGACATTTATCTAGAGTTTATGCCAGAAAACCTCTCTAGAGCCTTGAAGACTGCACAGAATGCCAAGGTGGTAAAAATCAAATTGACAAAGAAACACTGCCCCTGTCTGACTGTGGCTGTGGAGCTG CCATCTCTCTCTTCGAGCTCCCGCATTGTTACACATGACATTCCAGTAGGTGTTATTCCTAGGAAGCTTTGGAGTGACTTCAGAGAGCCCAGCGTGCCTGACTTCGAT GTCAGTATTTATTTACCAGCATTGAAGACCATGAAAAGTGTTGTGGAGAGGATGAAGAACCTTAGCAATTATGTA ATAATTGAAACTAATCGTAACGGAGAAATGAATTTGAAAATAGAGACAGATTTGGTGTCTGTTACCACCCATTTTAAAGAGCTGGGAAATCCACCATGGG TTTTCGAGGATGCCTCCCAAGGTTCCTCTCAGGACAGAGACCCAGAAACCATGGCAGAAGCTCGTGTGGACATCAGAAAACTTCAACAGTTTCTTGCAGGGCAGCAAGTCAGTCCTACAAAAGCAATATGCA atATCATCAGTAAAAGGATTGTCCATTTTCTTTTGCTGCATGAAGATGTCTCCTTGCAGTACTTCATTCCTGCTCTGGCCTGA